The segment catctatggagcgaaggaaataggcaacgtttcaggccgaaacccaagggtttcggcccgagacgttgcctatttccttgggtttcggcccgaaacgttgcctatttccttcgctccatagatgctgctgcacccgctgagtttctccagcatttttgtgttctccACAGGTATTAGCTGAATGTTTACTTCCATCCACCCACTTACTGCCTGTTCACTTTCATTGGCACTATTTCCATCTCTCTGATGCCGCCTGACAGGTTTAGGATCTCCACCGTTTTCTGTTTCCATTTCCATTCCTTTTTCTCTCATCCACTCAGCCAGCCATGAGATCGGTCGGGGTGGCAGAAACTCCCACACCTCGCCGGCAGGCCTGTCTTACCTTACCGTGACAATTTGTCGATTCAGAGAATAAGCTTTTATGTCAGAATTTGATCGAGAACGCCTGTGAAAAAGGCATCGTCACAAGAAGACAATGGGAGCGGGTGTAGACCATTCGGCCACTCAAGACTGCCCCTCCTATTCGATATGATTGTGGCTGATGGATACAAACCGCTGTCAGACAGGAGTAAAGTGAGGGGACCACTCTGCAGTGATGTTCTCCTCACATGGTCACTTTAGGACCATTGTGCCTTCACCTTTTGTGACATAACAGGCCAACGTTCCTTTTGGAGGGTTCACAACTGTGGTTGCCAGTCCCAGGGCAGTGCCTTGTTAAAgttactgtgtgaaaaaaaaaaaacgaccCGTGGGAAGGCTAAAGGGGAACACACAAGGTGTATGTGCTGGGTGGAAGTGCCTCCTCTGGACGCGAGTCTCCATGGCATTGCTCAGCGGGTCGGAAAAGAGAGTCGACACATATTGATGACAGGGCACCATGGATGATGGGGTGGTCTTGAAGAAACGGGGCTATACACTGGGCGTCAACCTGGGAGAGGGCTCGTACGCCAAGGTCAAGTCTGCCTACTCGGAACGCCTCAAGGCCAACGTGGCGGTCAAAATCATCGACAGGAAGAAGGCGCCCGCCGACTTTCTGGAGAAGTTCCTGCCCAGGGAGTTGGAGATTCTGGCCATGCTCAACCACCGCTACATCGTCAAGACCTTCGAGATCTTCGAGACGTCCGACGGGAAGGTCTACATCATCATGGAGCTGGGCGTGCAGGGTGACCTGTTGGAGTTCATCAAGACCAGGGGagcgctgccggaggaggtgtcgCGCAAGATGTTCCGGCAGCTGGCACTCGCCGTCAAGCACTGCCACGAACTCGAGGTGGTCCACCGGGATCTCAAGTGCGAGAACCTCCTCCTGGACAAGGACTTCAACGTCAAGCTCTCCGACTTCGGCTTCGCCAAGAGGTGCAGCACGGACGACCAGGGGAGACCCTTGCTCAGCAAAACCTTCTGCGGCTCAGCCGCGTACGCTGCCCCCGAGGTGCTGCAGGGGATCCCGTACCAACCCAAAGTCTACGACATTTGGAGCCTCGGGGTGATCCTCTTCATCATGGTGTGCGGGTCCATGCCGTACGACGACTCCAACATCAAGAGGATGCTGAGGATACAGAAGGAGCACAGGGTGGACTTCCCTCGGTCGAAGGTCGTGCCCGCAGATTGCAAAGAGCTGATCTACCGCATGCTCCACCCGGACACCAGCAAGCGTCTCACCATCGACGAGGTCTTGGAGCACCCCTGGCTCTTCTCCCCCAAGTCGAAAGAGGGCTCCAAAAAAGCCGACACGTCCTCGGAGAAGCACCACAAGAAGGACGACAAGCACGAGGCCAAGATCGAGCAGAAGAAGGAGCAGAAGTACGGCTGGGAGGTCGAGCAGGGGGGACACGAGTGGGTGGACATGAAACACGAGGCCAAGCACGAGTGGATGAACATGAAGCGGGACAGGGCGGACGGCAAACAGGAAGTCCAGGATGACCAGGCCCAGCCCGAGAACAAGGACGGGGAGAAGACGGAAGAGCCGACGTACAAGCCCAAGGGAGGGGCGGCGAAACCCGACAAGGAAGGGAGCAAGCAGCCGCTGCAGCAGAACAAGTCCAAGACGGAGCCCGAAATGAGCGGCaaattgggggagcccagaatggAGAAGAAAGCCAGCCGGAGGAGGTCGAGAAGCCTGAGGCTGAACAACGACGACCACCCCGACGACAGCGAGGTCTACCCGGACCAGGAGAACTTCTTGGATGCGCAGAGCAAAGCCGAGCTGAAGAAAGTTAGTTCGAAAAGGTCAAAGTCTAATGAAAAGAAGGGCAAACATTCCAGCAAATCCCGTGGCTAGATGCAAGGGCTCGACAATGTCAATGTGTACGGCAACGAAGGACAAATGACAAGGCCACCCGAATCACTGCAATCTGTTTTTTCTGCTTACATAAAAATCTAATAAAGAAACAGGAAGAAAGtgatacggatgtcaggggttatagagtcgtcatagtgtggaaacaggcccttcggcccaacgtgcccacaccggccaacatgtcccagctacactagtcccacctgcctgcgcttggtccatacccctccaaacctgtcctatccatgtacctgtctaaatgtttcttaaacattgggatagtcccagcctcaactacctcctctggcagcctgttccatacacccaccaccttaggtgggagagatagatcagccaggattgaatgggcaggatgggccaaatggcctaattctgcccctacaaCTTATTAATTGAATGATATTTTGAAAAATGGGATTGGGTACAGCAATGTGAGAGTCAGAATGATCTTGTGGGATCTCAAACACTGCactgtccttcgctccatagatgctgctgcacccgctgagtttttccagcatttttgtgtaccttcgatttttcagcatctgcagttccttcttaaacaccgaaCTGTCGCTCCAACTCCCACTACACATTGGACTCGGCTTCCCACATAGCTTACATTTTCAAAGGTAGACGTGCTATTCTCTTGCTTTTTAAACCATCTCCTTCTCCTGAGCAGAACTGTCCAAGGCAACACTTGTTCACATTTACCCTGCTTCGCTCCATTCCATTTCTCCCACTTCACTTCCGCTTGCCTATGATCCTCACGGAATAATCTATGGCCTAGTTTTTCTTTTCCTGGACTTGAATCCCAGAGGCAACCAGACCACAAGATGAGGTCACAGCAGGAGGCCATACAGCCTTATTAAGAGCCCTCTCTCCCATTTAATAGGAGCACAGTTGATTTAACATTCCTCAAGTCCACTTTCCTTCCCTTTCTGTCTCCCTCACGATTAAAATCTCTCTATCTCACCCTTAAATGAACACAAGGATTCTGCCTCCAGACAGCTCCCTGTGGCAAGTAGTTACAAAGATTCAATAGCCCTTAGAATTCATCCTGATTTTAGTCTTAAATGTGACTAAGACTAGTTGTTCTAACCCTGTCTAGCCCATaagaatctaatatgtttcaatatgattttgTGTCATTATTCTAAATTCCACTGAGTATTGTCATTCCTGTTTAATATTTCTTCTTGGGTCAATTCCTCCCTCAGTTCATAAgtactaggagcagaatttggccattccgcacatcaagtctactccgccattcaatcatgacatttccagtcaaccccattctcctgccttctccccataacccctgacacccttactaatcaagaatgtttcgatctgcaccttaaaaatacccattgacttggcctccacagttgtctgtggcaatgaattccactg is part of the Amblyraja radiata isolate CabotCenter1 chromosome 25, sAmbRad1.1.pri, whole genome shotgun sequence genome and harbors:
- the tssk2 gene encoding testis-specific serine/threonine-protein kinase 2; this translates as MDDGVVLKKRGYTLGVNLGEGSYAKVKSAYSERLKANVAVKIIDRKKAPADFLEKFLPRELEILAMLNHRYIVKTFEIFETSDGKVYIIMELGVQGDLLEFIKTRGALPEEVSRKMFRQLALAVKHCHELEVVHRDLKCENLLLDKDFNVKLSDFGFAKRCSTDDQGRPLLSKTFCGSAAYAAPEVLQGIPYQPKVYDIWSLGVILFIMVCGSMPYDDSNIKRMLRIQKEHRVDFPRSKVVPADCKELIYRMLHPDTSKRLTIDEVLEHPWLFSPKSKEGSKKADTSSEKHHKKDDKHEAKIEQKKEQKYGWEVEQGGHEWVDMKHEAKHEWMNMKRDRADGKQEVQDDQAQPENKDGEKTEEPTYKPKGGAAKPDKEGSKQPLQQNKSKTEPEMSGKLGEPRMEKKASRRRSRSLRLNNDDHPDDSEVYPDQENFLDAQSKAELKKVSSKRSKSNEKKGKHSSKSRG